The stretch of DNA ACCATGCACGTCTGCTGGGGAGCGCAGGCGGCGCTGTACCACCACTACGGCGTCGGCAAGCACGAGCTGCCGGAGAAGATCTTCGGGGTCTTCGACCACGAGGTGCTCAAGCCGCGCGCGAAGCTGCTCAGCGGGTTCGACGAGCGGTTCGTCGCGCCGCACTCGCGGCACACCGACGTCCGGGCGGACGAGATCGAGGCCACCGGCAAGATCGAGCTGCTGGCGATCAGCGAGGAGGCCGGCGTCTTCCTGGCCGCCACGCCCGACTGCCGGCAGGTGTTCGTCACCGGGCATCCGGAGTACGACAGCGACACGCTCGACCTGGAGTACCGGCGCGACCTCGCCAGCGGCCAGCAGATCGCGGTGCCCAAGCACTACTTCCCGAACGACGACCCCTCGCAGAAGCCGGTCATCCGGTGGCGAGGGCACGGCTTCCTGCTGTACGCCAACTGGCTGAACTACTGCGTGTACCAGGAGACGCCGTTCGACCGCAGGGCGATGCGCCGCGACTGAGCCGCGCCCACGCGACCCGGATCCACCGACCGAGAGGACACCCTCAGCGATGACCGACCCGACCGCGGCCCCGGCGAGCTACGCCTCCCTGTTCGACCTGACCGGCAAGCGCGCGATGGTGGTCGGGGGCGCGTCGGGCATCGGCCGCGAGGTCGCCCGGGGGCTGGCCGACCACCACGCCCAGGTCGTCGTCGCCGATCGCAACCTCGACGGCGCGCGGGAGACCGCGGCGCTGCTCGCCGACGGCACGGCCATCGAGCTCGACGTCCTGGACGTCACGCAGATCGACCGGGCGGCCGCCGAGCACCCCGACCTCGACGTGCTGGTCTTCACGGCCGCGACCAACGTGCGCAAGCGGGTCGTCGACTACTCGCCCGAGGAGCTGGACCGGGTCATCGACCTCAACCTCAAGGCGTCCTTCCACCTGGTCCGGGCGTTCGGGTCGGCGATGGCCCGGCGCCCGAACGGCGGCTCGATCATCGGCTTCTCGTCGATCCGGGCGGTGGCCGTCGAGCCCGGGCAGTCGGTGTACGCCGCCACCAAGGCCGGCGTCATCCAGCTGCTGCGCACCGCGGCGGCCGAGCTGGGCCCGCAGCGGGTGCGCTGCAACGCCATCGCCCCCGGCGTGGTCACCACCGCGCTGACCCAGCAGATCCGCGACGACAAGGCGTGGAACGACGCGTACGCGCAGAAGTCCGCGCTCGGCCGCTGGGCGGCGCCGCACGAGATGGTCGGCGCGGCGGTCTACCTCGCCAGCGACGCCGCGAGCTTCGTGACCGGCTCGGTGCTGTTCGTCGACGGCGGCTGGACCGCGATCGACGGCCGGTTCGAGCCACCCAACTAGCCCCTCACCGACGTCCACCCGCCCGCCGGCGGATCTGCGGGGCAGCCGGTGACGCTCGCCGCCCGATATCGTCACCCGCAGCCCCGCAGATCGTCGGAGAGGACGTGCCATGGGTGTACCGGCGAGGCCGGCCGACGATCCGGCCGCCTGGTTCACGCGCCCCACCCTGCGCGGCGGCCACGTCACGCTGCGTCCGCTGCGTCTCGCGGACGCCGAGGCGTGGCCGGCGCTGCTCGGCGACGAGGCCACGGCTCGGGAGGTGTGGGCGTGGATGACCGTCGCCCGGCCGCGCGATGCCGAGCAGGCGCGCGCGGTGGTGCGGGCGCACCTGCAGCGGCAGGACGATCGCCAGTCGGTGTGCTTCACGCAGACCACGCCGCGGGACGACGCGCCGATCGGGATGACCAGCTTCTACGACATCGATCCGGCCGTGCGCACCCTCGCGATCGGCTGGACGTGGATCGCCAAGCCGTACTGGGCGAGCGGTGTCAACACCGAGGCCAAGCTGCTGTTGCTGAGCCGGGCGTTCGACGAGCTGGGTGCGGCACGGGTGGTGTGGCACGTCGACATCAACAACGCCCGCTCGCAGGCAGCGGTGCGCGCGCTCGGCGCGGTGCAGGAGGGGATCCTGCGCAAGCACCGCATCCGCCCCGACGGCAGCTGGCGCGACACCG from Cumulibacter manganitolerans encodes:
- a CDS encoding GNAT family N-acetyltransferase — its product is MGVPARPADDPAAWFTRPTLRGGHVTLRPLRLADAEAWPALLGDEATAREVWAWMTVARPRDAEQARAVVRAHLQRQDDRQSVCFTQTTPRDDAPIGMTSFYDIDPAVRTLAIGWTWIAKPYWASGVNTEAKLLLLSRAFDELGAARVVWHVDINNARSQAAVRALGAVQEGILRKHRIRPDGSWRDTVQFCMTDDDWPAARAALRIRLAAKARTGPREVS
- a CDS encoding SDR family NAD(P)-dependent oxidoreductase → MTDPTAAPASYASLFDLTGKRAMVVGGASGIGREVARGLADHHAQVVVADRNLDGARETAALLADGTAIELDVLDVTQIDRAAAEHPDLDVLVFTAATNVRKRVVDYSPEELDRVIDLNLKASFHLVRAFGSAMARRPNGGSIIGFSSIRAVAVEPGQSVYAATKAGVIQLLRTAAAELGPQRVRCNAIAPGVVTTALTQQIRDDKAWNDAYAQKSALGRWAAPHEMVGAAVYLASDAASFVTGSVLFVDGGWTAIDGRFEPPN
- the metA gene encoding homoserine O-acetyltransferase MetA; this translates as MPVNIPRDLPARATLEAENIFVMSDEQASHQDIRPLKIAILNLMPLKIATETQLLRMLGSTPLQVEVTLLHMATHESRNTSPAHLDAFYATWEDVQDEYFDGLIITGAPIEKLPFEDVGYWPEMTQILDWSRDHVFSTMHVCWGAQAALYHHYGVGKHELPEKIFGVFDHEVLKPRAKLLSGFDERFVAPHSRHTDVRADEIEATGKIELLAISEEAGVFLAATPDCRQVFVTGHPEYDSDTLDLEYRRDLASGQQIAVPKHYFPNDDPSQKPVIRWRGHGFLLYANWLNYCVYQETPFDRRAMRRD